In Flavobacterium sp. N3904, one DNA window encodes the following:
- a CDS encoding hydrolase/aminopeptidase — translation MKKIHLLILFFAVFACQKKDNAEKTTIVKDEHSFSKPNQAVVKHLDLDIKVDFESQSISGKASWQIDNRSKGNEIIFDENTLNITKVTLGDDEKETKFELGKDVKFHGRPLHITIEPNTTKVNIYYNTTKDAVALQWLLPEQTADKKKPFLFSQGESIWSRTWIPCQDSPGIRFTYTAKVTVPKDLMAVMSAVNPQQKNDTGIYTFKQDKAIPSYLMAIAVGDIKFKAIDDRTGVYAEPSLLNKAAWEFAELGKMVSAAEKLYGPYRWGRYDVLVLPPSFPYGGMENPNLTFLTPGVIAGDRSLTSLLAHELGHSWSGNLVTNATWNDIWLNEGFTTYVEHRIGEEIFGVKEAKMQDVLSRKVLLDNITEFGNTNPDTRLKVNTNGRNPDDGLSDIPYEKGYDFLKVIEQAVGRKKFDVFLKNYFDAHAFQSITTEDFVDYLNENLIKDDKALANKIKVTEWVYNPGVPSNITTVNSEDFNAIDSIQKNWRKTGVKGLSQKIKSTNEKQHFIDYLPEDISTKEMAEIDAEFNFTKGGNFVIKRQWFVPAIRHNYTVAYPAIEQFMIATSRTGSLQTLYKEMIKTPEGKAWAKQIFEKAKSGYHLTTVQDIEGMLK, via the coding sequence ATGAAAAAAATACACCTTCTTATTTTATTTTTTGCCGTTTTTGCCTGTCAGAAAAAAGACAATGCCGAGAAAACCACAATCGTCAAAGATGAACATTCTTTCTCAAAACCCAATCAAGCGGTTGTAAAGCACTTGGATCTTGATATTAAAGTCGATTTCGAATCCCAATCCATTTCGGGAAAAGCCTCTTGGCAAATTGATAATAGAAGCAAAGGCAACGAAATTATTTTCGATGAAAACACACTTAATATTACTAAAGTTACGCTTGGTGACGATGAAAAAGAAACAAAATTTGAACTCGGAAAAGATGTGAAATTTCACGGAAGACCACTTCATATAACAATTGAACCCAATACAACAAAAGTCAATATTTATTACAATACAACCAAAGATGCCGTTGCACTACAATGGTTATTACCGGAACAAACTGCCGATAAAAAGAAGCCATTCCTTTTTTCTCAGGGAGAAAGCATTTGGTCTCGTACTTGGATTCCGTGTCAGGATTCTCCAGGAATAAGATTCACCTATACTGCAAAAGTTACCGTGCCTAAAGACTTGATGGCGGTAATGAGCGCTGTCAATCCGCAACAAAAAAACGACACAGGAATTTATACTTTCAAACAGGATAAAGCAATTCCTTCTTATTTAATGGCAATTGCCGTTGGAGATATCAAGTTTAAAGCTATTGATGACCGAACAGGGGTTTATGCTGAACCTTCATTGCTTAACAAAGCGGCTTGGGAATTTGCAGAATTGGGAAAAATGGTAAGTGCTGCCGAAAAGCTATACGGCCCTTATCGTTGGGGTAGATACGATGTACTAGTCCTTCCTCCGAGTTTTCCTTATGGAGGTATGGAAAATCCGAACTTAACTTTCTTAACTCCCGGAGTGATTGCGGGAGATCGTTCTTTAACTAGTTTGTTAGCCCATGAATTGGGTCACAGTTGGAGTGGTAATTTAGTAACCAATGCTACTTGGAATGATATTTGGCTGAATGAAGGTTTTACCACTTATGTCGAACATAGAATCGGTGAAGAAATTTTTGGAGTGAAAGAAGCAAAAATGCAGGACGTTTTAAGCCGTAAAGTTTTACTTGATAACATAACCGAATTTGGAAATACGAATCCAGACACTCGACTTAAAGTAAATACTAACGGAAGAAATCCAGATGATGGCTTAAGCGATATTCCTTATGAAAAAGGATATGATTTTCTAAAAGTAATAGAGCAGGCCGTTGGGCGTAAAAAGTTTGATGTTTTTCTTAAAAATTATTTTGATGCGCACGCTTTTCAATCCATAACTACAGAAGATTTTGTAGATTATTTGAACGAAAATCTTATAAAAGACGACAAAGCTCTTGCCAATAAAATAAAGGTAACCGAATGGGTTTATAATCCTGGTGTTCCATCAAATATCACAACGGTTAATTCTGAAGATTTTAATGCAATAGACAGCATTCAAAAAAACTGGCGAAAAACAGGTGTTAAAGGATTGAGCCAGAAAATTAAGTCGACCAATGAGAAACAGCATTTCATAGATTATCTTCCTGAAGATATTTCTACAAAAGAAATGGCCGAAATTGATGCGGAATTCAATTTTACTAAAGGCGGTAACTTTGTTATCAAGCGTCAGTGGTTTGTTCCCGCAATTCGTCATAATTATACTGTTGCCTATCCTGCAATAGAGCAATTTATGATTGCTACTAGTAGAACAGGCTCCTTGCAAACACTTTACAAAGAAATGATAAAAACACCTGAAGGAAAAGCTTGGGCAAAACAAATTTTTGAAAAGGCAAAATCAGGATATCATTTAACAACCGTTCAGGATATTGAAGGGATGTTAAAATAA
- a CDS encoding pyruvate dehydrogenase complex dihydrolipoamide acetyltransferase has translation MATIVTMPRLSDTMTEGTVAAWLKKVGDKISEGDILAEIETDKATMEFESFNEGTLLYIGIPEGETAPVDSLLAIIGNEGEDVSALIAGGSAAPVAAESAPAEAKTEEAPKTAPAAALPKGVIVVTMPRLSDTMTEGTVATWLKKVGDNVVEGDILAEIETDKATMEFESFNEGTLLYIGIQEGNTAPVDSLLAIIGPAGTDISGIAENYKTGGVAQAATVAKEETKAPATESNEVIETVSDGKRILASPLAKKIASDKGIQLAQVKGSGENGRIVKSDIENFTPSTTAAPSTTTSKAPETAKTEAPKVFVPAGEIFTEEIKNSQMRKIIAKRLAESLFTAPHYNLVIEVTMDEAMQSRAIINSVPDTKVSFNDMVIKACALTLKKHPKINSQWKEDAIIINHHVNVGVAVAVEDGLVVPVLRFTDAMSLSQIGASVRDLAGRAKNKKLLPTEMEGSTFTVSNLGMFGITEFNSIINQPNSAILSVGAIVEKPVVKNGQIVVGNIMMLSLACDHRTIDGATGAQFLQTLKQYIENPVTMLA, from the coding sequence ATGGCAACAATTGTAACAATGCCTCGCTTGAGCGATACTATGACAGAAGGAACGGTAGCAGCTTGGCTTAAAAAAGTAGGAGATAAAATAAGCGAAGGTGATATCCTTGCTGAAATTGAAACCGACAAAGCAACAATGGAATTTGAATCCTTCAATGAAGGAACCCTTTTATATATTGGAATCCCAGAAGGAGAAACTGCACCAGTAGATTCTTTATTGGCAATCATTGGAAACGAAGGTGAAGATGTTTCGGCATTGATAGCTGGAGGATCGGCAGCTCCGGTTGCTGCAGAATCAGCTCCAGCTGAAGCAAAAACTGAAGAAGCGCCTAAAACAGCTCCTGCAGCTGCTTTGCCAAAAGGCGTAATCGTAGTAACTATGCCTCGTTTGAGCGACACTATGACTGAAGGAACTGTGGCTACATGGTTGAAAAAAGTTGGCGACAACGTTGTTGAAGGCGATATTCTTGCTGAAATCGAAACTGATAAGGCAACAATGGAATTCGAATCTTTCAATGAGGGTACTTTATTATACATTGGAATCCAGGAAGGAAATACAGCTCCGGTAGATAGTCTTTTGGCCATCATCGGTCCTGCAGGAACAGATATTAGCGGAATAGCTGAAAATTATAAAACAGGTGGAGTTGCACAAGCAGCTACTGTAGCAAAAGAAGAAACCAAAGCTCCCGCAACTGAATCTAATGAAGTAATCGAAACAGTAAGCGATGGAAAAAGAATTTTAGCATCACCATTAGCTAAAAAAATTGCGAGTGACAAAGGAATTCAATTAGCACAAGTAAAAGGATCGGGAGAAAACGGTCGTATCGTAAAAAGCGATATCGAAAACTTTACTCCATCAACTACTGCTGCACCAAGTACAACAACATCAAAAGCTCCAGAAACTGCAAAAACAGAAGCTCCAAAAGTATTTGTACCGGCAGGTGAAATTTTTACAGAAGAAATAAAAAATTCGCAAATGCGTAAAATCATTGCGAAACGTTTGGCCGAATCATTGTTTACTGCACCTCATTACAATCTTGTAATCGAAGTAACAATGGACGAAGCAATGCAATCTAGAGCAATTATCAATAGCGTTCCGGATACAAAAGTATCTTTCAACGATATGGTAATTAAAGCTTGCGCATTAACATTGAAAAAACATCCAAAAATTAACTCACAATGGAAAGAAGATGCTATCATCATCAATCACCATGTAAATGTGGGAGTAGCAGTAGCTGTTGAAGACGGATTAGTAGTTCCTGTTCTACGATTTACAGATGCTATGAGTTTGTCTCAAATTGGCGCGAGTGTAAGAGATCTTGCCGGAAGAGCCAAAAACAAAAAATTACTTCCTACTGAAATGGAAGGAAGTACTTTCACCGTTTCGAACCTTGGAATGTTTGGTATTACTGAATTTAACTCTATCATCAACCAACCAAATTCTGCTATCCTTTCTGTAGGTGCTATTGTAGAAAAACCAGTAGTCAAAAATGGACAGATTGTAGTTGGAAACATTATGATGCTTTCATTGGCTTGCGATCACCGAACAATCGATGGTGCAACAGGAGCTCAATTTTTACAAACATTAAAACAATATATCGAAAACCCAGTTACAATGCTGGCATAA
- the pdhA gene encoding pyruvate dehydrogenase (acetyl-transferring) E1 component subunit alpha — protein MKEVTKEVYLKWYEDMLLWRKFEDKLAALYIQQKVRGFLHLYNGQEAVLAGALHAMDLTKDKMITAYRNHVQPIGMGVDPRRIMAELMGKATGTSKGMGGSMHIFSKEHRFYGGHGIVGGQIPLGAGLAFGDKYNGTGGVTMTYFGDGAARQGSLHEAFNMAMLWKLPVVFIVENNGYAMGTSVERTANHTDIWKLGLGYEMPCGPVDGMNPVKVAEAMTEAIDRARRGDGPTFLEMKTYRYRGHSMSDAQLYRSKDEVEEYKKIDPITQILDVILDQKYANEDEIEVIDQRVKALVEECVQFAEESPYPEIQQLYDVVYDQENYPFTPHKL, from the coding sequence ATGAAAGAAGTTACAAAAGAAGTTTATTTAAAGTGGTATGAAGACATGCTTCTTTGGAGAAAGTTTGAAGACAAACTTGCAGCATTATACATTCAACAAAAAGTTAGAGGTTTTCTACACTTATATAATGGTCAGGAAGCTGTATTGGCAGGAGCTTTGCATGCTATGGATTTGACAAAAGATAAAATGATTACTGCATACCGAAATCACGTACAACCTATTGGTATGGGAGTTGACCCAAGACGCATTATGGCAGAACTTATGGGAAAAGCAACCGGAACCTCAAAAGGAATGGGTGGATCAATGCATATTTTTTCTAAAGAGCACCGTTTTTACGGAGGACATGGAATTGTTGGAGGACAAATCCCATTGGGAGCTGGTTTAGCATTTGGAGACAAATACAACGGAACTGGTGGTGTAACAATGACTTATTTTGGAGATGGAGCAGCACGCCAAGGTTCATTGCATGAAGCTTTCAATATGGCAATGTTATGGAAACTTCCAGTTGTTTTTATCGTTGAAAACAATGGATATGCCATGGGAACTTCAGTAGAAAGAACTGCAAATCACACTGATATTTGGAAATTAGGATTAGGCTATGAAATGCCCTGTGGACCTGTTGATGGTATGAATCCTGTAAAAGTTGCCGAAGCAATGACCGAAGCAATTGACAGAGCACGTCGTGGCGATGGACCAACTTTCCTTGAAATGAAAACGTACCGCTACAGAGGACATTCTATGTCTGATGCACAACTTTACCGTTCAAAAGACGAGGTTGAAGAATACAAAAAAATTGATCCAATTACACAAATATTAGATGTAATATTAGATCAAAAATATGCTAATGAGGATGAAATTGAAGTAATTGACCAAAGAGTAAAAGCTTTAGTTGAAGAATGTGTTCAATTTGCAGAAGAATCTCCTTATCCAGAAATTCAACAATTATACGACGTAGTCTACGACCAAGAAAACTATCCATTCACACCTCATAAATTATAA
- the cdd gene encoding cytidine deaminase: protein MKHIKITTEIIVYDSIQELPTLVQDLMEKAIEVKRNAYAPYSKFRVGCAILLDNGAIVLGSNQENAAYPSGLCAERVAIFQAGSIYPEAHILKIAITASSDINLTDTPVPPCGSCRQSIAEYEIRQSSPIEIYFMGEIGQIYKSASLKNLLPFMFETKLL, encoded by the coding sequence ATGAAACATATCAAAATCACAACTGAAATCATAGTTTATGATTCAATTCAAGAATTGCCAACTTTAGTTCAAGATTTAATGGAAAAGGCTATTGAAGTCAAGAGAAATGCTTATGCTCCTTATTCAAAATTCAGAGTTGGTTGTGCAATTCTATTAGATAATGGAGCAATTGTACTTGGCTCAAATCAAGAAAATGCGGCTTATCCATCTGGACTTTGTGCAGAACGAGTTGCAATATTTCAAGCTGGATCGATATATCCCGAAGCACATATTCTAAAAATAGCCATTACTGCTTCTTCAGACATTAACTTAACCGATACGCCAGTGCCTCCGTGTGGTTCATGCAGGCAATCAATAGCTGAATATGAAATTCGACAAAGTTCCCCAATAGAAATCTATTTTATGGGTGAGATTGGTCAAATATATAAATCTGCCTCACTAAAAAACCTTCTCCCATTTATGTTCGAAACAAAATTACTTTAA
- the porV gene encoding type IX secretion system outer membrane channel protein PorV: protein MKKAVLLLTFLYGFNYINAQEIVTTTAVPFLLVAADARAAGMADNGVATSADAFSQQWNPAKYAFATDQQGFSVSYTPYLTELANDISLGQLTYFNKYSDKSAFGASFRYFGLGDIELREDYNSEPQIVSPNEFAFDLSYSLKLSEKFSMAVAGRYINSNLKVPSLNNDSSSASSFAVDVAGYYQSDEIAYSDFNGRWRAGFNFQNMGPKVNYDGDEFNSNFLPANMKLGGGFDFILDEYSKIAVNLEISKLLVPSPEDSETYAEYQSIGWFQGMFQSFGNTNELTYSLGSEYVYQDSFSFRAGYFYENPNYGASEFFSLGAGFKYSAVKIDVSYLFSASKVPNPLENTLRFSLTFDFGEKYENN, encoded by the coding sequence ATGAAAAAAGCAGTTCTATTACTTACATTTTTATATGGTTTTAATTATATCAATGCACAAGAAATTGTCACAACTACAGCTGTCCCCTTCCTTTTGGTCGCCGCAGATGCTAGGGCTGCAGGTATGGCAGACAATGGTGTTGCTACGTCAGCAGATGCTTTTTCGCAACAATGGAACCCAGCAAAATATGCTTTTGCTACAGACCAACAGGGATTTTCGGTAAGCTATACCCCTTATTTGACGGAGTTGGCAAACGATATTTCATTAGGCCAATTAACATACTTTAATAAATATAGTGACAAAAGTGCTTTTGGTGCCAGTTTTCGTTATTTTGGTTTAGGTGACATTGAATTAAGAGAAGATTATAATAGTGAACCTCAGATAGTATCCCCAAATGAATTTGCTTTTGATCTTTCGTATTCCCTAAAATTAAGCGAAAAATTCTCGATGGCGGTTGCTGGTCGTTATATCAATTCTAATCTAAAAGTACCTTCCTTAAATAATGATTCATCATCTGCAAGCAGTTTTGCAGTAGACGTTGCAGGTTATTATCAGTCAGACGAAATAGCTTACAGTGATTTTAATGGGCGATGGAGAGCAGGATTTAATTTTCAGAATATGGGGCCTAAAGTGAACTATGATGGAGACGAATTTAACTCCAATTTCCTTCCTGCCAATATGAAATTAGGTGGTGGATTTGATTTTATATTGGATGAATACAGTAAGATAGCGGTAAATTTAGAAATCAGTAAATTATTAGTTCCTTCTCCTGAAGATTCAGAAACTTATGCCGAATATCAATCAATTGGATGGTTTCAGGGTATGTTTCAGTCTTTTGGCAATACCAATGAATTAACGTATTCTCTTGGCTCAGAGTATGTTTATCAAGATTCATTTTCATTTCGTGCTGGATATTTTTATGAAAATCCTAATTATGGAGCAAGTGAATTTTTCTCTCTAGGAGCAGGATTTAAATACAGCGCAGTAAAAATTGATGTATCTTACCTATTCTCAGCGTCCAAAGTGCCGAATCCGTTAGAAAATACTTTGCGTTTCTCTTTGACATTTGATTTTGGAGAAAAATATGAAAATAACTAA
- the porU gene encoding type IX secretion system sortase PorU, with protein sequence MRNLFFSFVLLFPFITFAQLKGDVSIEWLEKTEMTFGNSKIQIPQFKGNSYYYNTNQKLLYYNLNLNTQAALDENSLQISNAVYEPVTLSQLGNLNLVALPTTLNPSLNSVDSRNLKQSFLKLSPIIKDQSGYKRIKSFSYSINYGSTKKFASAKNTTAITNSVLASGEWYRFYIEKSGVYKISKDFLQQLGLNLNGVDPKKIKIYGNGGKMLPLSNSIYYPSDLTENAIQIQGENDGTFNNEDYILFYGEGIDNWNVESQTNLNLYDSKSYYYVTIQGDNGKRIVDMPQPSGSSTLNLTSFDDYQFHEIDNVNIAKVGRQWFGETFDITQDQEFSFDFPNIDNSTPIKLNITLASAAYTPTSFKVLANSQDLGNITFAALNTNSDIQYFSGNLPSTTTLSASANVKIKLSYNNNGVPGSKGYLDYIRLIAKSKLQGYGKQFPFQYDLSSSSLGIVSYTINNATAISQIWDITDIYNVSKTENSNQSVFSFKANLGELKKYIAIDPNDYYSPLKEAKSKIQNTNIKGTVFKNTQGQFQDVDYVIITPEFLKIQADKLATFHRLNSNLNVKVLTLESIYQEFSSGKQDISAIRNCIKYIYDNASSVDKKIQYVNLFGDASYDYKKRTPNNSNIVPIYESLVSNTIGEASFASDDFYGLMDDSEGNIVYNYGGIDIAVGRMLINNTTQADEMVNKVIEYYDKKSYGSWRNNYVTLADDSDKASDASLQSRQNALADEITLQKPFINVSKIFLDSYTQEASAGGSRYPKAKSDFYNEFEKGALVFNYLGHGGEDGLSSERIWDKSDSQNVSNQYKYPLFITITCEFSRFDNPTRPTAGEYIYWNPKGGAISLVTTIRSIGQFSAENFNDVFTKNLLSYGSNQYVSAAEALRLSKNENPNSATNVVLYLGDPALVLAIPKPKVILTKVNDVPVNQTIPDFKSLAKMKVTGQITDENDIPINTFNGVLATILFDKTSTKTTLNNDGFSPPMSFTTLGEAIFRGNATVTDGKFEYSFIVSKDIRIPLDNGKISFYAKKNNALEDVTGYNSVIKVGGLNENAAADNISPKVKLYMNDETFVSGGITNESPVFIAFMEDESGINTAGGIGHDIVAVLDGDVSNPFILNDYYQTELDNFTKGELHFPFRNLKIGLHTVTFTVWDVYNNSTTTEIQFLVVGNENITLTNVLNYPNPCVNYTEFWFTHNKPNEPLEVQIQVLTITGKVVWTKNQTISTAGFLSRDLSWDTRDDFGNKIGKGVYVYKLTVKSILTNKRAEKYEKLVIL encoded by the coding sequence ATGAGAAATCTTTTCTTTTCCTTTGTATTACTATTCCCTTTTATCACTTTTGCTCAATTAAAAGGAGATGTTTCAATAGAGTGGCTGGAAAAAACTGAAATGACTTTTGGTAATTCTAAAATTCAAATCCCACAATTTAAAGGCAACAGTTATTATTATAATACAAATCAAAAACTATTGTATTACAATCTGAACCTAAATACACAAGCCGCATTAGATGAAAACAGCCTGCAAATTTCAAATGCCGTTTACGAACCTGTTACCCTTTCTCAATTAGGCAATTTAAACCTTGTTGCCCTGCCAACTACTTTAAATCCTTCGCTAAATTCTGTTGATTCAAGGAATTTAAAACAATCTTTCTTAAAACTCTCACCGATAATAAAGGACCAATCCGGATACAAAAGAATAAAATCTTTTTCCTATAGTATCAATTACGGCTCTACAAAAAAATTCGCAAGCGCAAAAAATACCACTGCAATAACCAACTCTGTTCTGGCAAGTGGCGAATGGTATCGCTTTTATATTGAAAAATCTGGTGTTTATAAAATTTCTAAAGATTTTCTGCAACAGCTTGGATTAAATCTCAACGGAGTTGATCCTAAAAAAATTAAAATATATGGCAATGGAGGAAAAATGCTTCCGCTTTCAAACAGTATATACTACCCTTCAGATTTAACCGAAAATGCCATTCAAATTCAAGGAGAAAACGACGGTACATTTAATAATGAAGATTACATTTTGTTTTATGGTGAAGGAATTGACAATTGGAATGTAGAGAGCCAAACTAATTTAAACTTATACGACTCTAAGTCCTATTATTATGTAACTATTCAGGGTGACAATGGCAAAAGAATAGTTGATATGCCACAACCTTCGGGTTCAAGTACTTTAAATCTAACTTCCTTTGATGATTATCAATTTCACGAAATTGACAATGTAAATATTGCTAAAGTTGGCAGACAATGGTTTGGTGAAACTTTTGATATTACGCAAGATCAGGAATTTTCATTTGACTTTCCCAACATTGATAATTCCACACCTATAAAACTGAATATCACACTAGCTTCAGCTGCCTATACTCCTACTAGCTTTAAAGTTTTGGCAAACAGCCAGGATCTAGGAAACATTACTTTTGCAGCTCTGAATACAAACTCGGATATTCAGTATTTTTCAGGAAACTTACCTTCTACTACTACATTATCAGCTTCGGCAAATGTAAAAATAAAATTGTCTTACAATAACAATGGTGTCCCCGGCTCAAAAGGATATCTGGATTATATACGATTAATTGCAAAAAGCAAACTACAAGGTTACGGAAAGCAATTTCCTTTTCAATATGATTTGTCAAGTTCCAGCCTCGGCATAGTAAGTTATACAATAAATAATGCGACTGCGATTTCTCAAATCTGGGATATAACCGATATCTATAATGTTTCTAAAACTGAAAACAGCAATCAAAGTGTGTTTTCATTCAAAGCAAACCTCGGAGAACTAAAAAAATATATTGCTATCGACCCTAACGATTATTATTCCCCTTTAAAGGAAGCAAAATCAAAAATCCAGAATACAAATATAAAAGGAACAGTTTTCAAAAATACACAAGGTCAGTTTCAAGATGTGGATTATGTTATTATTACACCCGAATTTTTAAAAATTCAGGCTGATAAACTAGCCACTTTTCATCGTTTAAATTCTAATCTAAATGTCAAAGTCTTAACATTGGAATCTATTTATCAGGAATTCTCATCAGGCAAACAAGACATTTCAGCTATAAGAAATTGCATAAAATACATATATGATAATGCGTCATCTGTTGATAAAAAAATTCAATATGTCAATCTTTTTGGAGATGCGTCGTATGACTATAAAAAAAGAACCCCAAACAATTCAAACATTGTTCCCATTTACGAATCTTTGGTAAGCAATACGATTGGTGAAGCTTCATTTGCATCGGATGATTTTTATGGTCTAATGGATGATTCCGAAGGCAATATTGTTTATAATTATGGCGGAATTGACATTGCCGTTGGCCGAATGTTGATTAACAATACAACACAAGCAGATGAAATGGTCAATAAAGTTATTGAATACTATGACAAAAAATCATACGGCAGTTGGAGAAACAATTATGTAACACTTGCCGATGATTCTGACAAAGCATCGGATGCATCATTACAATCAAGACAAAATGCATTGGCAGATGAAATAACGTTGCAGAAACCTTTTATAAATGTATCCAAAATATTTCTAGACTCCTATACTCAAGAAGCGTCCGCTGGCGGATCGCGATATCCTAAAGCCAAATCAGATTTTTATAATGAATTTGAAAAAGGGGCGCTCGTTTTTAACTATTTGGGACATGGTGGTGAAGACGGATTGTCGAGTGAGCGCATTTGGGATAAATCTGATAGCCAAAATGTAAGCAATCAATACAAATATCCATTATTTATAACAATCACTTGCGAATTTTCAAGATTTGACAACCCAACACGCCCAACAGCTGGAGAATATATTTATTGGAATCCAAAAGGAGGAGCGATTTCATTAGTCACCACAATTCGTTCGATAGGGCAATTTAGTGCCGAAAATTTCAATGATGTATTTACCAAAAACCTTTTGTCTTACGGTTCAAATCAATACGTATCTGCAGCAGAAGCATTACGCTTGTCTAAAAATGAAAACCCAAATTCAGCAACCAATGTTGTGTTGTATCTAGGTGATCCTGCATTAGTTCTTGCTATTCCAAAACCAAAAGTTATATTGACAAAAGTAAATGATGTCCCAGTCAACCAAACTATTCCCGACTTCAAGTCATTGGCGAAAATGAAGGTAACGGGGCAAATAACCGACGAAAATGACATTCCAATTAACACGTTCAACGGAGTATTGGCTACTATACTATTTGACAAAACATCAACTAAAACTACCTTAAACAATGACGGCTTTAGCCCCCCTATGAGTTTCACTACTTTAGGAGAAGCAATTTTCAGAGGGAATGCAACAGTCACCGATGGCAAATTTGAATATAGTTTTATTGTATCCAAAGATATTCGCATCCCATTAGACAACGGAAAAATAAGCTTTTATGCCAAGAAAAATAACGCACTAGAAGATGTAACTGGTTATAATTCAGTAATAAAAGTAGGAGGTTTAAATGAAAATGCCGCAGCAGACAATATAAGTCCGAAAGTGAAGTTATATATGAATGATGAGACATTCGTGTCAGGTGGTATAACAAATGAATCTCCCGTTTTTATTGCATTCATGGAGGATGAAAGTGGTATAAATACAGCTGGGGGAATTGGTCATGATATTGTTGCTGTTTTGGATGGCGACGTTAGCAATCCTTTTATCCTGAATGATTATTACCAAACAGAGCTGGATAATTTTACTAAAGGTGAACTTCATTTTCCCTTTAGAAATTTAAAAATTGGCTTGCACACGGTAACATTTACGGTTTGGGATGTATATAATAATTCAACCACTACAGAAATTCAGTTTTTAGTTGTTGGAAATGAAAATATAACACTAACAAATGTTTTGAACTACCCGAATCCTTGTGTAAATTACACTGAATTTTGGTTTACGCATAATAAACCAAATGAGCCTTTGGAAGTTCAAATTCAAGTATTAACAATCACCGGAAAAGTGGTTTGGACCAAAAATCAAACTATTTCTACAGCCGGTTTTTTATCTAGAGATCTATCTTGGGATACTAGAGATGATTTTGGAAATAAAATTGGAAAAGGCGTATATGTTTACAAACTAACGGTAAAATCGATCCTAACCAATAAACGGGCTGAAAAATATGAAAAACTTGTGATTCTTTAA